DNA sequence from the Tissierella sp. MB52-C2 genome:
GTAGTCTTCCAAAATCCTCTAGAACAACAAGAAATATAGCATATGAATTAAATACAATGCTTAAAGAAATTGGAATCAAAGAAGAGTATATTTTAATGGGACATTCCTTCGGTGGACTATGTGTACAACAATATGCAAAAATGTATCCCGATGAAATTAAAGCTATAGTATTATTGGACTCAACTTCATATAACTTAGAGCAGCTAGATAATCTTGATACTCCAATGATAAATTCACAAACATCAATAGATAAGATGACTGCTTTATTTAATGAATTATCTTTTAAATCCAGAGAAGAGCTTATTAGCCAAAATACAGATATGACCTCTAAATATGAGAAGTATGTAGGTAGTGAAGAGTTACAAGATGTTGTGGAATTTTTCGGAAATCCAAATCTTTATAAGACAGTATCAGATGAATTTGCAAATTGGATACATGATGGAGAAGATATTAAAAGCATGGATACATTCCCAGATGTTCCTTTAAGAGTAATTGCTAGGGATAAGATGGCATCTGTTAGAGATTGGATGAAATATGATATTCCAGAGGAAGAAGCAGTTAGACATGAAAATAAATGGCGTGAATTACAAGAAGAATTGGCACTGCTATCTAAT
Encoded proteins:
- a CDS encoding alpha/beta fold hydrolase — its product is MGNINYEYKVVGNGNTILVIDVGIGNSFYDLYPLIEQIKDYFTVIIYHRQGYGKSSLPKSSRTTRNIAYELNTMLKEIGIKEEYILMGHSFGGLCVQQYAKMYPDEIKAIVLLDSTSYNLEQLDNLDTPMINSQTSIDKMTALFNELSFKSREELISQNTDMTSKYEKYVGSEELQDVVEFFGNPNLYKTVSDEFANWIHDGEDIKSMDTFPDVPLRVIARDKMASVRDWMKYDIPEEEAVRHENKWRELQEELALLSNQGKFIIASESEHLIYINRPDVVIECLKSLI